The Streptomyces pratensis genomic interval AGCCGCCCGTCACGCCCTCGCCCCGACTGCTCGCCGTAGCAACCGGCCGGCCAGTAAGCGGTTCGTGGGCAGCTGCTCATAGGATGGGCGCATGACCGGCAGCACAGGATCCAGCCGCCGCCCCACCGGGCGGCTGTTCGTGCTGCTCATGCTGGCCGTGCTGACCGGCCTGCTCGGCATGCATGCCCTGGGCCCCGGAGGGGCACCGGCAGGGCGATCGGATGCCACGCACGAGATGGCGATGGCTCAAGTGGCCGACGCACCGCACCTGAGCAGTGGGTGCTCCCACACAGACGGCAGCAACAACCATCTCGACCACGCGGACGGGACATGTGCGGCGGCCGGAATCGGCTCCGCGTACGCGCCGCCCGCACTGACCAGCGCCCTCATGGACACGCCTGCCGCTTGCACTCCCGTGGCGGGCACGGCGCGGCCCGCCGAAGGCTGCCGAGCGCCTCCCGACCTGTCCGAGCTGCAACTCCTGCGGATATAGAGCGGCCCGCACGGCACCCCGATGCCCGGATGTTCCCGGGACCGGTGCCGCGCCTTCGTACGCCCTCATTCCAGATCCCTCGCGCGCCGCCGCGCAGCAGCCGCGCGCACAAGGAGTTGCACCATGACCAGCAAGCGATCCCTCGTCCGTCGTACCGCCGCTGTGGCCGCTTCGGCAGCCGCCGCCCTCGTCCTCGCCGCCTGCGGTGGGAACGGTGACAGCTCGGCCGGACACGACGGGCACAGCAAGGAGTCCCCGTCTGCCTCGGCGTCGGCCTCACAGGGCCAGCAGAACGCGGCCGACGTAGCCTTCGCCAAGGGGATGATCCCCCACCACCGCCAAGCGGTCGAGATGGCCGACCTCGCGCCGTCCCGGGCCGGGTCGGCTGAGGTGAAGGCGCTCGCCGAGCAGATCAAGAAGGCCCAGGACCCGGAGATCAAGACACTGTCCGGCTGGCTGACTTCGTGGGGCGAGGAGGTGCCCGCGGAAGGTGCCATGGACCACTCCGAGCATGGCGCCAGCGGCATGAGCGGCATGATGACGGCCGAGGACATGGACAAGCTCAAGGACTCCTCGGGCAAGGCGTTCGACACCGCCTTCATGGAGATGATGATCAAGCACCACGAAGGTGCCGTATCGATGGCCGAGACCGAGAAGGCCGACGGTTCCTACGAGCCGGCCAAAAAGATGGCAGACACGATCATCACGTCCCAGACAGCCGAGATCACCCAGATGAACGAGCTGCTCGGCAAGAACTGACCGCACCTCGGCAGGGGCGGGCGCCCACCGACGCCCGCCCCTGCCCGTGCAGCCCCATCCGCCGTCGGCCTCCCCTCAACAGCTTGGATCGCACGTGATCGCCTCCGTACACATACCCCGGCGCCGCGGGCGCGCCGCGCTTCTGGCCGCAGCCTCCCTGCTGCTCGCCGCCTGCACCGGCCCCGAAACGGACGCCGGCACCCCGGCCGCCGATCCTGGGACCGGGCATCTGCACGGCCTCGGCGTCGACCCGGCCGACGGCACCGTCTATGCCGCGGGCCATCTCGGAGTCTTCCGCCTCAGCGACGGCGAGGCGGTTCGGGTGGCCGACCGCTACCAGGACACCATGGGCTTCACCGTCACCGGTCCGTCCACCTTTCTGGCCAGCGGCCATCCCTCCCCGACCGACCCGGATGCCCGCTCGCCCCACCTGGGCCTGATCCGCAGCACCGATGCCGGCCGCACCTGGAAGACCCTCTCCGCCGAAGGTGAGGCAGACTTCCACGCCCTCCAACAGGCCGGCGCGTCCCTCTACGGATTCGACAGCCAGAGCGGTCGACTGTGGGCCAGCGCCGACCACGGCCGCACCTGGAACAAGCGCGCCAAGCAGCCGCTTCTCGACCTCGCCGCCTACAGAAAAACCCCCGAGACGGTGTGGGCCGCCACGGGAAAGGGCCTTGAGCGCAGCACCGACGGCGGGCGCACCTTCGACGCCGTTCCCGGTGCCCCCGCCCTCGTCGCCATCGACGCAACCGGGCCCGGCATGCTCGTCGCCCTCGCGGCGGACGGCCGCGTGCTCAGCAGTCAAGGCGGTCGCAACTGGACCGAGCACGGCCGCCTTCCCGGCGGTGGTGTTCCCACCGTGTTGACCGCAGTGACCACGCAGCGGCTGCTGGCCGCCGACAGCACCGACACCATCTATCACTCCAGCGACGCCGGGCGCACCTGGAAGATCCTCCACCAGTCGACACAGGCGGCAGAAGACCGCTAGAGGAATACCCCTATGGGGTATACGGTTGATATGTGGAGCCCGGACCACACTGGACGGGAATGGGGATGGAGGTCATGGACGACAGCACTCACCGAACCGGCACCGGACACGACCCGGCCACCCACGAGGGCCACCACGCGCACGCCGATCACCACGAAGCGCGCGCAGGGCGCGTCTTGGCCGATGGCCGCGAAGGCCACCCTGCACTGCCTGACCGGCTGCGCCATCGGCGAGATCCTCGGCAAGGTGATCGGCACCGCGCTGCTGTGGAGCAACGTGGAGACCATGGTCCTGGCAATCTCGCTGGCGTTCCTTTTCGGCTACTCGTTCACGCTGTTCGCGGTTCTCCGGGCGGGCCTGGACCTCAAGAGCGCGGTCAAGGTGGCACTGGCCGCCGACACCGTCTCGATCGCCGTGATGGAGCTGGTCGACAACGGCATCATCGCTCTGACCCCCGGCGCGATGGAGGCCCACCTGTCGGACGGGCTGTTCTGGTCGGCGCTCCTGGGCGGATTCGTCGTCGCGTTCCTGATCACGACGCCGGTGAACAAGTGGATGATCGGGCGCGGCAAGGGCCACGCCGTCGTCCACGCCTACCACTGACCCCCGCGCCCGGTGCACCTCACATGCGCCGGGCGCGTTCGCGCTGATGGGAGTTAGCTGGAGGTATACCGGGGACTCGCGAGGCGACCAACCGGATCCGCCGGTCCCACGGAGAGACAGAGGCATCCTGATGTCCACCACCGTGAAGGACATGCTCGCCACATACCCGGCCGACCTGGGCGACGTCGACCGCAAGAAGCTCACCCGTTGCATCGAAGAATGCATCGCCTGCGCCCAAGCGTGTACCGCGTGCGCGGACGCCTGCCTCTCGGAGGGCATGGTCGGCGATCTCACCAAGTGCATCCGCACCGACATGGACTGCGCCGACATCTGCAACGCCACCGCGTCCGTACTTTCCCGGCACACCGGCTACGACGCCAACGTCACCCGCGCCATGCTCACCGCCTGCGCCACCGCGTACAAAGCCTGCGCCGACGAATGCTCCTCGCACGCCAGCATGCACGAACACTGCCGCCTGTGCGCCGAAACCTGTCGCTCCTGCGAACAAGCGTGCAACGAACTGCTCCAGACCCTCGGCTGACGGCCCCAGGGCTCCCTGGCCAGACGGGTGGTAACCCGCCCTTCTGTGTATCACCCTGTCAAGGCGATGGGAATCCTTGGAAACGGCCAGGGATGCTCCTCGCCTCACTCGCTCCCGGGGGTTCAACGAAGTGGGGAGTTTCAACGATCGACCTTCGGGTCGTCGGCTGGGGCGAGGATGGTGCAGATCTCGTCCTCGGTGCAGGCGGCGGGGTCGGTAGCGGCGGCACGCCGGGCGAGGCCGCGCAGTACCTCGCGGGTGGCGGTCAGTTCGGCCAAGCGGCA includes:
- a CDS encoding four-helix bundle copper-binding protein, coding for MSTTVKDMLATYPADLGDVDRKKLTRCIEECIACAQACTACADACLSEGMVGDLTKCIRTDMDCADICNATASVLSRHTGYDANVTRAMLTACATAYKACADECSSHASMHEHCRLCAETCRSCEQACNELLQTLG
- a CDS encoding DUF305 domain-containing protein, with the protein product MTSKRSLVRRTAAVAASAAAALVLAACGGNGDSSAGHDGHSKESPSASASASQGQQNAADVAFAKGMIPHHRQAVEMADLAPSRAGSAEVKALAEQIKKAQDPEIKTLSGWLTSWGEEVPAEGAMDHSEHGASGMSGMMTAEDMDKLKDSSGKAFDTAFMEMMIKHHEGAVSMAETEKADGSYEPAKKMADTIITSQTAEITQMNELLGKN
- a CDS encoding DUF6153 family protein; translated protein: MTGSTGSSRRPTGRLFVLLMLAVLTGLLGMHALGPGGAPAGRSDATHEMAMAQVADAPHLSSGCSHTDGSNNHLDHADGTCAAAGIGSAYAPPALTSALMDTPAACTPVAGTARPAEGCRAPPDLSELQLLRI
- a CDS encoding F510_1955 family glycosylhydrolase, with amino-acid sequence MIASVHIPRRRGRAALLAAASLLLAACTGPETDAGTPAADPGTGHLHGLGVDPADGTVYAAGHLGVFRLSDGEAVRVADRYQDTMGFTVTGPSTFLASGHPSPTDPDARSPHLGLIRSTDAGRTWKTLSAEGEADFHALQQAGASLYGFDSQSGRLWASADHGRTWNKRAKQPLLDLAAYRKTPETVWAATGKGLERSTDGGRTFDAVPGAPALVAIDATGPGMLVALAADGRVLSSQGGRNWTEHGRLPGGGVPTVLTAVTTQRLLAADSTDTIYHSSDAGRTWKILHQSTQAAEDR